The Nodosilinea sp. FACHB-141 nucleotide sequence TGCGGGGTTCGATACCGGCGATCGCCGGTATGCCCATCGACCTGGCCAAAATCGCTACGTGAGAAGTAGCCCCGCCCGCCACCGTGGCAAAGCCCACCACTCGGGCTGGGTCAAGGTTGGCCATATCCGAGGGGGTGAGGTCTTCGGCCAGCAAAATGCTGTTGGCGGGCAACACCAAAGCCTCTGCCTTGACGCCTGTGAGAATGCGCAGCACGCGATCGCCCACATCGCGCAAATCGTTGGCCCGCTGGGCTAGCAGCTCGCTCTTGAGCCGGGCTAGGGTATCAGCCTGGGTCGTGTAGGTCTGCTGCCAGGCAAAAGCGGCGCTCTTGCCCTGGTCGATAGCGCTGGTGGTGCTGTCAATCAGTTCTGGGTCTTCCAGCAGTTCTTGGTGGGCGGCGAAGATGGCGGCTTTGCTGGGGTCGCCCTGGCCATGCACCTTGGCGCGCAGGCTCTCAATTTCGAGCGCCGCTTGGTCGATCGCTCTGGCAAGCTTGCGGTGCTCATCCTTAGGGCTGTCTGCGGTTTCGTCAATGCGCAGGGCCTGTCGCTGCTGACGGTAGGTGTTGCCCACCGCTACCCCAGGCGAGGCGGCTACGCCCAGAATAATATTGGGGTCGTCGCTCTTGGGTCGCGGGGCCGGGGCGGAAATATCGGCTTGGGCAACACTGGCGGCAGCGGTGGTCACGGGTGCAGCACCCTCTTCGCCCAGGCCATCCCGCAGGGCTGTGGACAGGTCTGCGATCGCCGTGGCTGCGTCGGCCCCGGTCGCCTCCAGCGTCACCGTCTCACCCCGACCGATCTCCAACCCCATAATTGCGACCACGCTGCGGACGTTGGCGCTGTCGCTGCCCCGATGCAGGCGAATAGCCGACTGATACTTTTTCGCTAGCTGAGCCAGCACCGCCGCCGGTCGGGCATGCAGCCCCACCGGGTTGGGAATGACAATGGCTTCGGAGGTCATCGTGTCCCCGGTCTCGGCCTTGCTAGCGGTTGTTTCCCCCACTAGCACCAGCTCCAGCACCATATTGCGGGCGGCGTTGACCATACCGTTAGCGGGTCTAAACTCGGCCACGCGATCGCTGTTGGTCACCACAATTTGGGTCAGCAGGCTGCGGGCGTGGAGCGCTATATAGTCGGCGTCGAACTCAATTAGGATGTCGCCGGATTTAACGCGATCGCCCACCTTTACCCTGGCCGTAAACCCCTCACCCTTTAGAGCTACGGTATCTAGCCCAATGTGCATCAAAATCTCAATGCCCCCGGCGGTCTTCACCGTGACTGCATGACTAGCGCTATGAATTTGCAAAATATCCCCATCGCAGGGGGCTAGCAGCACCTGACTGGTTGGATCAATAGACACGCCATCGCCCACCATCTTTTGCGCAAATACTGGGTCAGGCACGGTGTCTATCGGAACCACCAGCCCCGACAGCGGGGCCGTTAAAACCAGACTGTTAGTTTTGGTTGGGGGGGCTTCAAGGGCTGTCATAGGTAGGTCCTGAGAAAAGATTAGTTTTGATCGGAGTTCAATTTCGGGACTGCCAAATGATTTTG carries:
- the ptsP gene encoding phosphoenolpyruvate--protein phosphotransferase, whose translation is MTALEAPPTKTNSLVLTAPLSGLVVPIDTVPDPVFAQKMVGDGVSIDPTSQVLLAPCDGDILQIHSASHAVTVKTAGGIEILMHIGLDTVALKGEGFTARVKVGDRVKSGDILIEFDADYIALHARSLLTQIVVTNSDRVAEFRPANGMVNAARNMVLELVLVGETTASKAETGDTMTSEAIVIPNPVGLHARPAAVLAQLAKKYQSAIRLHRGSDSANVRSVVAIMGLEIGRGETVTLEATGADAATAIADLSTALRDGLGEEGAAPVTTAAASVAQADISAPAPRPKSDDPNIILGVAASPGVAVGNTYRQQRQALRIDETADSPKDEHRKLARAIDQAALEIESLRAKVHGQGDPSKAAIFAAHQELLEDPELIDSTTSAIDQGKSAAFAWQQTYTTQADTLARLKSELLAQRANDLRDVGDRVLRILTGVKAEALVLPANSILLAEDLTPSDMANLDPARVVGFATVAGGATSHVAILARSMGIPAIAGIEPRILDLADGTPVILDGTKGRVRLNASVDELEQTQNRIARQKAKQAKDLEHAFAPAITQDGQQIEVVANIGSQKDAEASLNVGGEGVGLLRTEFVFMEASSAPTEDEQEAIYAGILRVLGDRPMIIRTLDVGGDKPLPYLPMAHEENPFLGERGIRLGFDRPELMRTQFRAILRASTAGKARVMFPMIARMEELEMAKAVMEEERQKLGVPPIEIGIMVEVPAAAVSAERFAQHVDFFSIGTNDLTQYTLAMDRGHPKLAPYVDALNPSVLRMIDLTVRGADKHGKWVGICGGMAGDPQAVPILMGLGVKELSVSVPVIPAVKAQVRALSYSHCQELAQQALNLDSAAQVRDLVPLEEV